In Thauera sedimentorum, a single genomic region encodes these proteins:
- a CDS encoding TrpB-like pyridoxal phosphate-dependent enzyme, translated as MTDATRILLDENEIPTHWYNVVADMANPPAPPLGPDGNPATPEQMGAIFPGAILEQEMSAERWIAIPEEVREIYKIWRPAPLMRAVRLERALGTPAKIFFKYEGVSPAGSHKPNSAVPQAFYNKQAGIKRLTTETGAGQWGSSISFAGQMFGMEVRVYMVKVSYHQKPYRRLMMQTWGAEVFASPSDMTQTGRDVLARDPDNQGSLGLAISEAVEEAAGRADTNYTLGSVLNHVLLHQSIIGLEAKKQFDKIGLYPDVIFGPCGGGSSFGGIAFPFLADKAAGDKRAEKLRCVAVEPTSCPTLTKGEYAYDFGDASGFTPMMKMYTLGHDFMPPGIHAGGLRYHGDSPLVSQLFHEGRIEAVAVPQLATFEAGVQFARAEGIIPAPESCHAIRAAIDEALKCKETGEPKTILFNLTGHGHFDMSSFDRYFSGQLENYDYPAEAVAASLAHLPKVG; from the coding sequence ATGACCGACGCAACGCGCATCCTGCTCGACGAGAACGAGATTCCCACCCACTGGTACAACGTGGTGGCCGACATGGCCAATCCGCCGGCCCCGCCGCTGGGGCCCGACGGCAACCCGGCCACGCCCGAGCAGATGGGCGCGATCTTCCCCGGCGCCATCCTCGAACAGGAGATGAGCGCCGAACGCTGGATCGCCATTCCCGAGGAAGTGCGCGAGATCTACAAGATCTGGCGCCCCGCCCCGCTGATGCGTGCGGTGCGTCTGGAGCGTGCGCTGGGCACCCCGGCAAAGATCTTCTTCAAGTACGAAGGCGTCTCCCCGGCCGGTTCGCACAAGCCCAACTCGGCGGTGCCGCAGGCCTTCTACAACAAGCAGGCCGGCATCAAGCGGCTGACCACCGAGACCGGCGCCGGCCAGTGGGGCTCGTCCATTTCCTTCGCCGGACAGATGTTCGGCATGGAAGTGCGGGTCTACATGGTCAAGGTAAGCTACCACCAGAAACCCTACCGCCGCCTGATGATGCAGACTTGGGGTGCCGAGGTGTTCGCCAGCCCCTCCGACATGACCCAGACCGGCCGCGACGTGCTGGCGCGCGACCCGGACAACCAGGGCTCGCTCGGCCTGGCCATCTCGGAAGCGGTGGAAGAGGCCGCCGGGCGCGCCGACACCAACTACACCCTGGGCTCGGTGCTCAACCACGTGCTGCTGCACCAGAGCATCATCGGCCTGGAGGCCAAGAAGCAGTTCGACAAGATCGGCCTCTATCCCGACGTGATCTTCGGCCCCTGCGGCGGCGGCTCCAGCTTCGGCGGCATCGCCTTCCCCTTCCTCGCCGACAAGGCTGCGGGCGACAAGCGCGCCGAGAAGCTGCGCTGCGTGGCGGTGGAGCCGACCTCCTGTCCCACGCTCACCAAGGGCGAGTACGCCTACGACTTCGGCGACGCCTCGGGCTTCACCCCGATGATGAAGATGTACACCCTGGGCCACGACTTCATGCCGCCGGGCATCCACGCCGGCGGCCTGCGCTACCACGGCGATTCGCCGCTGGTCTCGCAGCTCTTCCACGAAGGCCGGATCGAGGCGGTCGCCGTGCCCCAGCTCGCCACCTTCGAGGCCGGCGTGCAGTTCGCCCGTGCCGAAGGCATCATCCCCGCCCCCGAGTCCTGCCACGCGATCCGCGCGGCGATCGACGAGGCGCTCAAGTGCAAGGAGACCGGCGAACCGAAGACCATCCTCTTCAACCTTACCGGCCACGGGCACTTCGACATGAGCTCCTTCGACCGCTACTTCAGCGGCCAGCTGGAGAACTACGACTACCCGGCCGAGGCGGTGGCGGCTTCGCTCGCCCATC
- a CDS encoding type III pantothenate kinase, with amino-acid sequence MMLLLDAGNTRIKWSVTDSGAEPGAWLAEGGFEHAEAAAALPAVLAAHPGIDRVLGANVAGPAVRALLEAPLAAAGLPVEWLTVTAARAGVRNAYTVPGQLGADRWAALIGARRLHRGPCLVVCAGTATTADLLDADGLFRGGIILPGVDLMLRALAGNTAQLPLADGHFRDTPRSTVDAIVSGCLHAQAGAVERMFAQISGQPGALCLLSGGAAGRFAELLELPLRRIDNLVLIGLATLAPGAPGQA; translated from the coding sequence ATGATGCTGCTGCTGGACGCGGGCAACACCCGCATCAAGTGGAGCGTGACCGACAGCGGCGCCGAACCGGGAGCCTGGCTGGCCGAAGGCGGCTTCGAGCACGCCGAAGCGGCCGCGGCCCTGCCCGCAGTGCTGGCCGCCCACCCCGGCATCGACCGCGTACTGGGCGCCAACGTGGCCGGCCCGGCGGTGCGCGCCCTGCTCGAAGCGCCCCTGGCGGCAGCCGGCCTGCCGGTCGAATGGCTCACGGTCACCGCCGCCCGCGCCGGGGTGCGCAATGCCTACACCGTTCCCGGCCAGCTCGGCGCCGACCGCTGGGCCGCACTGATCGGCGCTCGCCGCCTGCATCGCGGCCCTTGCCTGGTGGTCTGTGCCGGCACTGCCACCACCGCCGACCTGCTCGACGCCGACGGCCTGTTCCGCGGCGGCATCATCCTGCCCGGCGTGGACCTGATGCTGCGCGCGCTGGCCGGCAACACCGCCCAGCTGCCGCTCGCCGACGGCCACTTCCGCGACACGCCGCGCAGCACGGTGGATGCCATCGTCAGCGGTTGCCTGCACGCCCAGGCCGGCGCGGTGGAGCGCATGTTCGCGCAGATTTCCGGCCAACCCGGGGCGCTGTGCCTGCTCTCCGGCGGCGCCGCGGGACGCTTCGCCGAGCTGCTCGAGCTACCGCTGCGGCGCATCGACAATCTGGTGCTGATCGGCCTCGCCACCCTCGCCCCCGGCGCCCCCGGCCAGGCGTGA
- a CDS encoding biotin--[acetyl-CoA-carboxylase] ligase has product MTGTTPPFAPLHSPPGLALDPALTLAALGHRAGAFALRVVDECASTNSELVDHPPADDGRIHVLAAERQTAGRGRRGRQWQSWPGASLTFSALWRFAPGSPVPAGLSLVAGLALARALEKLGVQGLQLKWPNDVLVHGEKLAGILVELLPGRGRTPAAVIGIGVNLQLPADAHIPDQPGVTDLSAHGSPLPDRATLLGLLLAELHDLFELYATAGFAALRGAWQQRNAFADLPVRISGEGGELTGLCAGVDEDGALLIRGEAGLSRVLSGEVSLRAAG; this is encoded by the coding sequence ATGACCGGCACCACCCCGCCCTTCGCCCCGCTCCACTCTCCGCCCGGCCTTGCGCTCGACCCGGCCCTGACCCTCGCCGCCCTCGGCCACCGCGCCGGCGCGTTCGCCCTGCGCGTGGTCGACGAATGCGCTTCGACCAACTCCGAGCTGGTCGACCACCCCCCCGCGGACGACGGCCGCATCCACGTCCTGGCTGCCGAACGGCAGACCGCGGGACGCGGCCGGCGCGGACGCCAGTGGCAGTCCTGGCCCGGCGCCAGCCTGACCTTTTCCGCGTTGTGGCGCTTTGCTCCCGGCAGCCCGGTGCCGGCCGGCCTCTCGCTGGTGGCGGGACTGGCGCTCGCCCGCGCGCTGGAGAAGCTCGGCGTCCAGGGCCTGCAACTCAAGTGGCCCAACGACGTGCTGGTGCACGGCGAGAAGCTTGCCGGCATCCTGGTCGAGTTGCTGCCCGGCCGAGGACGCACCCCGGCCGCGGTGATCGGTATCGGCGTCAACCTGCAACTGCCCGCCGACGCCCACATTCCCGACCAGCCCGGCGTCACCGACCTCTCCGCCCACGGCAGCCCACTGCCCGATCGCGCCACCCTGCTCGGCCTGCTGCTGGCCGAACTGCACGACCTCTTCGAGCTCTACGCCACCGCGGGCTTCGCCGCCCTGCGCGGCGCGTGGCAGCAGCGCAACGCCTTTGCCGATCTGCCGGTGCGCATCAGCGGCGAGGGCGGCGAACTCACCGGCCTGTGCGCCGGCGTGGACGAGGACGGCGCCCTGCTGATACGCGGCGAGGCGGGCCTGAGCCGCGTGCTGTCGGGCGAAGTCTCGCTGCGGGCGGCCGGATGA
- the ntrC gene encoding nitrogen regulation protein NR(I) yields MNTVWIVDDDRSIRWVLEKALGREDIPHRSFTSASEALLALEDEAQPPKVLVSDIRMPGESGLDLLQKVKARHPQLPVIIMTAYSDLESAVAAFQGGAFEYLPKPFDVDQAVALVRRAIDQSAHQVGADLDTSLAPEILGQAPSMQEVFRAIGRLSQSHATVLINGESGTGKELVARALHRHSPRRDAPFIAINTAAIPRDLLESELFGHERGAFTGAATQRRGRFEQAEGGTLFLDEIGDMPPELQTRLLRVLSDGHFYRVGGHQPIKANVRVIAATHQNLEDRVRQGLFREDLFHRLNVIRLRLPALRERREDIPILVRHFLQRSAQDLGVEPKRISEAALKYLQALPFQGNVRQLENLCHWLTVMAPGQTVEVADLPPEMRDQPNIETPVSWTDALGVEADRLIATHPNEVFDRLTREFERTLIRRALAATGGRRIDAAQLLGIGRNTITRKIQELGMDDDRGGEESESAG; encoded by the coding sequence ATGAATACAGTCTGGATCGTTGACGACGACCGTTCCATCCGCTGGGTGCTGGAAAAGGCGCTCGGGCGCGAGGACATCCCCCACCGCAGCTTCACCTCGGCGAGCGAAGCGCTGCTCGCGCTGGAGGACGAAGCCCAGCCGCCCAAGGTGCTGGTGTCCGACATCCGCATGCCGGGCGAGTCGGGCCTGGACCTGCTGCAGAAGGTCAAGGCCCGCCACCCGCAGTTGCCGGTGATCATCATGACCGCCTATTCCGACCTGGAGAGTGCGGTCGCGGCCTTCCAGGGCGGCGCCTTCGAATACCTGCCCAAGCCTTTCGACGTCGATCAGGCGGTCGCACTCGTCCGACGAGCGATCGACCAGAGCGCGCACCAAGTCGGTGCAGACCTGGATACCTCCCTGGCGCCGGAGATCCTCGGCCAGGCGCCGTCGATGCAGGAGGTCTTCCGCGCCATCGGCCGGCTCTCCCAGTCGCACGCCACGGTCCTGATCAACGGCGAATCGGGCACCGGCAAGGAACTCGTGGCGCGTGCGCTGCACCGTCACAGCCCGCGGCGCGATGCGCCCTTCATCGCCATCAACACCGCCGCCATTCCACGTGACCTGCTCGAATCCGAACTGTTCGGCCATGAACGCGGTGCCTTCACCGGCGCGGCCACCCAGCGCCGCGGGCGCTTCGAGCAGGCCGAAGGCGGCACCCTGTTCCTCGACGAAATCGGCGACATGCCGCCGGAACTGCAGACCCGCCTGCTGCGCGTGCTCTCGGACGGCCACTTCTACCGCGTCGGCGGCCACCAGCCGATCAAGGCCAATGTGCGGGTGATCGCCGCCACCCACCAGAACCTGGAAGACCGGGTGCGCCAGGGCCTTTTCCGCGAGGATCTGTTCCACCGCCTCAACGTCATCCGCCTGCGCCTGCCGGCACTGCGCGAGCGCCGCGAGGACATTCCCATCCTGGTGCGCCACTTCCTGCAGCGCAGCGCCCAGGATCTGGGCGTGGAGCCCAAGCGCATCTCGGAGGCCGCGCTCAAGTACCTGCAGGCTCTGCCCTTCCAGGGCAACGTCCGCCAGCTGGAGAACCTCTGCCACTGGCTCACCGTCATGGCACCCGGCCAGACCGTGGAAGTCGCCGATCTGCCGCCCGAGATGCGCGACCAGCCCAACATCGAAACTCCGGTGAGCTGGACCGACGCCCTCGGCGTCGAGGCCGACCGCCTGATCGCCACCCACCCCAACGAGGTCTTCGACCGCCTCACCCGCGAGTTCGAACGCACGCTGATCCGCCGCGCGCTCGCCGCCACCGGCGGCCGGCGCATAGACGCCGCGCAGCTGCTGGGCATCGGGCGCAACACCATCACCCGCAAGATCCAGGAGCTGGGCATGGACGACGACCGTGGTGGCGAGGAGAGCGAGTCCGCGGGCTGA
- the glnL gene encoding nitrogen regulation protein NR(II): protein MTRHTHTLTTAGPFAGLDLLSSAVVLVDAELIIRYLNPGAENLFAISQRKLLGQPLARLLGDPPGLAAALHNALHNSWSYTGQDLRIQRPGSEALHLDCTVSPIEAEGVSLLLEFRPIDAQLRVAREEQLLQQQQANRELIRNLAHEIKNPLGGIRGSAQLLERELTDPLLREYTEVIIAEADRLQDLMNRLLTSHCMMRPGQLNIHDVLERVRRLILAEFPELSVRRDYDTSLPELTADREQLIQAILNIVRNAAQALGGHGEIRLRTRVARQVTLAKRRFKLALELQVIDNGPGIPEEICDKIFYPLVSGREGGSGLGLSLAQSFIEQHQGMIEVESRPGRTCFTILLPITERS, encoded by the coding sequence ATGACCCGACACACGCACACCCTCACCACCGCCGGCCCCTTTGCCGGACTTGATCTGCTCTCCTCGGCCGTCGTGCTGGTCGACGCCGAACTGATCATCCGCTATCTCAATCCGGGCGCGGAAAACCTCTTCGCGATCAGCCAGCGCAAGCTGCTCGGGCAGCCGCTGGCCCGCCTGCTCGGCGATCCGCCTGGCCTCGCGGCCGCGCTGCACAACGCCCTGCACAACAGCTGGAGCTACACCGGGCAGGATCTGCGCATCCAGCGTCCCGGCAGCGAAGCGCTGCACCTGGACTGCACGGTCAGCCCGATCGAGGCGGAAGGCGTCAGCCTGCTGCTCGAGTTCCGCCCGATCGATGCCCAGTTGCGCGTGGCGCGCGAGGAGCAACTGCTCCAGCAGCAACAGGCCAACCGCGAGCTGATCCGCAACCTCGCGCACGAGATCAAGAACCCGCTGGGCGGCATCCGCGGCTCGGCCCAATTGCTCGAACGCGAGCTCACCGACCCGCTGCTGCGCGAGTACACCGAGGTCATCATCGCCGAGGCCGACCGCCTGCAGGACCTGATGAACCGCCTGCTGACCTCGCACTGCATGATGCGCCCGGGGCAGCTCAACATCCACGACGTGCTCGAGCGTGTGCGCCGGCTGATCCTCGCCGAATTCCCGGAACTGTCGGTGCGCCGCGACTACGACACCAGCCTGCCGGAACTGACCGCCGACCGCGAGCAGCTCATCCAGGCCATCCTCAACATCGTGCGCAACGCCGCCCAGGCCCTGGGCGGGCACGGCGAGATCCGCCTGCGCACCCGGGTGGCCCGCCAGGTCACCCTGGCCAAGCGCCGTTTCAAGCTGGCACTGGAATTGCAAGTGATCGACAACGGCCCCGGCATCCCGGAAGAGATCTGCGACAAGATCTTCTATCCGCTGGTCTCGGGGCGGGAAGGCGGAAGCGGGTTGGGCCTGTCGCTGGCCCAGAGCTTCATCGAGCAGCACCAGGGAATGATCGAAGTGGAAAGCCGCCCCGGGCGGACCTGCTTCACGATCCTGCTGCCAATCACCGAGCGCTCCTGA
- a CDS encoding DUF4124 domain-containing protein: MHRLLLLLTLLAGSAHAQVYKCVDEEGRVTYTNDRTIAKGCTQLSQDQPVSTIPAPAARPSPAPSAAPQNFPRVSPDAQRERDQSRRQILEKELAQEESALAEAQKALADQEAVRYGNERNYQRVLDRLAPFKEKVEQHQRNVDALKRELRELR, from the coding sequence ATGCACAGACTGCTCCTGCTGCTCACCCTCCTTGCCGGTTCGGCACACGCGCAGGTCTACAAGTGCGTGGATGAGGAAGGGCGCGTCACCTATACCAACGACCGGACCATCGCCAAGGGCTGCACGCAGCTGTCGCAGGACCAGCCGGTGTCCACGATCCCTGCGCCCGCGGCCCGTCCGAGCCCGGCGCCGTCCGCCGCGCCGCAGAACTTTCCGCGGGTGAGCCCCGACGCGCAGCGCGAGCGCGACCAGTCGCGCCGCCAGATTCTCGAGAAGGAACTCGCGCAGGAGGAATCCGCGCTGGCCGAGGCGCAGAAGGCGCTGGCCGACCAGGAAGCCGTGCGCTACGGCAACGAGCGCAACTACCAGCGCGTGCTCGACCGCCTTGCGCCATTCAAGGAAAAGGTCGAGCAGCACCAGCGCAACGTCGATGCGCTGAAGCGCGAGCTGCGCGAGCTGAGGTAA
- the glnA gene encoding type I glutamate--ammonia ligase, producing the protein MNAQDVMKMIQENEVRFVDLRFTDTRGKEQHVGLPVSAFEEEHFEQGHPFDGSSIAGWKGIQASDMILMPDAASAYIDPFFDETTLVLTCDVVEPSDGKGYDRDPRSIAKRAEAYLKSTGIGDTAFFGPEPEFFIFDAVEWSVDMSGVMSKIISEEAAWSTADKFEGGNTGHRPKVKGGYFPVPPVDSLNDIRAAMCLALEAAGIPVEVHHHEVANAGQCEIGTKFSTLTKRADWTQTLKYIVHNVAHQYGKTATFMPKPIVGDNGSGMHVHQSIWKDGQNLFAGNGYAGLSETALYYIGGIIKHAKALNAITNPATNSYKRLVPHYEAPIKLAYSARNRSASIRIPYVANPKGRRIESRFPDPAANPYLCFAALLMAGLDGIQNKIHPGDPADKNLYDLPPEEDALIPTVCFSLDQALAELDKDREFLTRGGVFSNDFIDAFIELKSEEVNRLRVTTHPVEFDMYYSL; encoded by the coding sequence ATGAACGCTCAAGACGTCATGAAGATGATCCAGGAAAACGAAGTCCGCTTCGTTGACCTGCGCTTTACCGACACTCGCGGCAAGGAGCAGCACGTCGGCCTGCCGGTGTCGGCCTTCGAAGAGGAGCACTTCGAGCAAGGCCACCCGTTCGACGGTTCGTCGATCGCCGGCTGGAAGGGTATCCAGGCTTCCGACATGATCCTGATGCCGGACGCAGCCTCCGCCTACATCGACCCCTTCTTCGACGAAACCACCCTGGTGCTGACCTGCGACGTGGTTGAGCCGTCCGACGGCAAGGGCTATGACCGCGACCCGCGCTCGATCGCCAAGCGCGCCGAGGCCTACCTGAAGAGCACCGGCATCGGCGACACCGCCTTCTTCGGTCCCGAGCCCGAATTCTTCATCTTCGACGCGGTCGAGTGGTCGGTCGACATGTCCGGCGTGATGAGCAAGATCATCTCCGAAGAGGCCGCCTGGTCCACCGCCGACAAGTTCGAAGGCGGCAACACCGGCCACCGTCCGAAGGTCAAGGGCGGCTACTTCCCGGTTCCGCCGGTCGACAGCCTCAACGACATCCGCGCCGCCATGTGCCTGGCGCTGGAAGCCGCCGGCATCCCGGTCGAGGTGCACCACCACGAAGTGGCCAACGCCGGCCAGTGCGAGATCGGCACCAAGTTCAGCACCCTGACCAAGCGCGCCGACTGGACCCAGACGCTGAAGTACATCGTGCACAACGTCGCCCACCAGTACGGCAAGACCGCCACCTTCATGCCCAAGCCCATCGTCGGCGACAACGGCTCCGGCATGCACGTGCACCAGTCGATCTGGAAGGACGGCCAGAACCTGTTCGCGGGCAACGGCTATGCCGGCCTGTCCGAGACCGCGCTGTACTACATCGGCGGCATCATCAAGCACGCCAAGGCGCTGAACGCGATCACCAACCCGGCGACCAACTCGTACAAGCGCCTGGTGCCGCACTACGAAGCCCCGATCAAGCTGGCCTACTCCGCCCGCAACCGCTCGGCCTCGATCCGCATCCCCTACGTCGCCAACCCGAAGGGCCGTCGTATCGAGTCGCGCTTCCCGGATCCGGCTGCCAACCCCTACCTGTGCTTCGCCGCGCTGCTGATGGCGGGCCTGGACGGCATCCAGAACAAGATCCACCCGGGCGACCCGGCCGACAAGAACCTCTACGACCTGCCGCCGGAAGAAGACGCGCTGATCCCGACCGTGTGCTTCAGCCTGGACCAGGCCCTGGCCGAGCTGGACAAGGATCGTGAGTTCCTGACCCGCGGCGGCGTGTTCTCCAATGACTTCATCGATGCCTTCATCGAGCTGAAGTCCGAGGAAGTGAACCGCCTGCGCGTGACCACCCACCCGGTGGAATTCGACATGTACTACAGCCTGTAA
- a CDS encoding cation diffusion facilitator family transporter, which produces MPSTDSHTLPPRAAPGNAERGAAIQKVTLVAILTNATLAIGQVIVGLFANAFSLVADATHTLSDLVTDIMVLLAARSGAEPADKNHPYGHGRIETVASLALGVVLLGVGLGFLWSSGLRLQSTGQLPALHPAALVMAIFTLAAKEGLFRFTLRAARRLKAPVLEANAWHARSDAASSLVVAAGIGGSLAGYTFLEPLAAAVVGFLIAHMGVRLAWRAVRELIDTGLPEEELDRLRTTISETPGVAGLHDLRTRRMADKVLCDAHVRVDPRITVSEGHRVSDAVYFRVRAAHPDVQEVLVHIDAEDDGDLQVVPPGPLPGRQQVAELVREIIGADGPAPLRVQIHYLGDRLEVEVLLPACPRSDLDALKRRATDRIDQDPIYRSIDFYTRIAP; this is translated from the coding sequence ATGCCCTCCACCGACTCGCACACCCTTCCGCCCCGCGCCGCGCCGGGCAACGCCGAACGCGGCGCCGCCATCCAGAAAGTCACCCTGGTGGCCATCCTCACCAATGCCACGCTCGCCATCGGTCAGGTGATCGTCGGCCTGTTCGCCAACGCCTTCAGCCTGGTGGCCGACGCCACCCACACCCTGTCCGACCTGGTCACCGACATCATGGTGCTGCTCGCCGCGCGCAGCGGCGCCGAACCGGCCGACAAGAACCACCCCTACGGCCACGGGCGCATCGAAACCGTCGCTTCGCTGGCGCTGGGCGTGGTGCTGCTCGGCGTCGGCCTGGGCTTCCTGTGGAGTTCCGGCCTCCGCCTGCAGAGCACCGGCCAGCTCCCCGCCCTCCATCCGGCGGCGCTGGTCATGGCCATCTTCACCCTCGCCGCGAAGGAGGGCCTGTTCCGCTTCACGCTGCGCGCGGCGCGCCGCCTGAAGGCGCCGGTGCTCGAGGCGAATGCCTGGCATGCGCGCTCTGATGCGGCGTCCTCGCTGGTGGTGGCCGCGGGCATCGGCGGCAGCCTGGCCGGCTACACCTTTCTCGAGCCGCTGGCCGCGGCGGTGGTCGGCTTCCTGATCGCGCACATGGGGGTGCGCCTGGCCTGGCGGGCGGTGCGCGAGCTGATCGACACCGGCCTGCCCGAGGAAGAACTCGACCGCCTGCGGACCACCATCTCCGAAACCCCGGGCGTCGCAGGCCTGCACGACCTGCGCACCCGGCGCATGGCCGACAAGGTCCTGTGCGACGCCCATGTCCGCGTCGACCCGCGCATCACCGTCTCCGAAGGCCATCGCGTCTCCGACGCGGTGTACTTCCGCGTGCGCGCCGCCCATCCGGACGTCCAGGAGGTGCTGGTGCACATCGACGCCGAGGACGACGGCGACCTGCAGGTCGTTCCGCCCGGTCCGCTGCCCGGACGCCAGCAGGTCGCAGAACTGGTGCGCGAGATCATCGGCGCAGATGGACCGGCTCCGCTGCGGGTGCAGATCCACTATCTCGGCGATCGCCTGGAGGTCGAAGTGCTCTTGCCCGCATGCCCGCGATCGGATCTCGATGCACTCAAACGGCGCGCGACAGACCGTATCGACCAGGACCCGATCTACCGCAGCATCGACTTCTATACCCGCATCGCACCATAA
- a CDS encoding rhodanese-like domain-containing protein, whose product MGTLSDLLRLAEQRAQQLKLPYQGALTPQEAWQVWQHAPGAKLVDVRTRAEWDWVGRVPGAVEIEWQSWPGGQPNPNFVAQLRHQVDPEALVMFMCRSGARSDAAARAAIGAGYSNCYNVLEGFEGDRDANGQRNRVGGWRHAGLPWHQG is encoded by the coding sequence ATGGGAACCCTCTCCGACCTGCTCAGGCTTGCCGAGCAGCGTGCCCAGCAACTCAAGCTGCCCTACCAGGGGGCGCTGACGCCGCAGGAGGCTTGGCAGGTGTGGCAGCACGCGCCGGGGGCAAAACTGGTGGACGTGCGAACCCGCGCCGAGTGGGACTGGGTCGGCCGCGTGCCCGGCGCGGTGGAGATCGAGTGGCAGAGCTGGCCGGGTGGCCAGCCGAACCCCAACTTCGTTGCGCAGTTGCGCCACCAGGTCGACCCCGAGGCCCTGGTGATGTTCATGTGCCGCTCCGGCGCCCGCTCGGACGCGGCGGCGCGTGCCGCCATCGGCGCCGGCTACAGCAACTGCTACAACGTCCTGGAAGGTTTCGAGGGCGACCGCGACGCCAACGGCCAGCGCAACCGCGTCGGTGGCTGGCGGCATGCGGGCCTGCCCTGGCACCAGGGCTGA
- the nadA gene encoding quinolinate synthase NadA — MEVATIAFDRFNVLQDEEAQERIRAARARLGNKAVLLCHHYQRADVYRHADLTGDSLKLARLASETDAEFIVFCGVHFMAEVADILSKPGQTAILPDLAAGCSMADMANLAKVERCWRELTEVLGRPDELITPVTYINSAADLKAFCGEHGGIVCTSTNAPTILDWAFAQREKVLFFPDQHLGRWTGYKKGIALDEMVVWDPDLEYGGLTPEQIHKAKILLWKGHCSVHQMFQESHIRRWRMQHPDGFVISHPESNLDVCINSDYVGSTEYIIKTIAAAPPNTQWLVGTELNLVNRLAEEMKPEGKTVQFMAPTVCMCSTMQRIDPQHLAWSLENLADGKVVNAIRVPAHEAELARVALDRMLAVS, encoded by the coding sequence ATGGAAGTCGCCACCATCGCATTCGACCGCTTCAACGTGCTGCAGGACGAGGAAGCCCAGGAACGCATCCGCGCCGCGCGCGCGCGCCTGGGCAACAAGGCGGTGCTGCTGTGCCACCACTACCAGCGCGCCGACGTATACCGCCACGCCGACCTGACCGGCGATTCGCTCAAGCTCGCGCGCCTGGCGTCCGAGACCGACGCCGAGTTCATCGTCTTCTGCGGCGTGCATTTCATGGCCGAGGTCGCGGACATCCTCTCCAAGCCGGGGCAGACAGCGATCCTGCCGGACTTGGCGGCCGGCTGTTCGATGGCCGACATGGCCAACCTCGCCAAGGTCGAGCGCTGCTGGCGCGAGCTCACCGAGGTGCTGGGCAGGCCGGATGAGCTGATCACCCCGGTCACCTACATCAACTCCGCGGCCGACCTGAAGGCCTTCTGCGGCGAGCACGGCGGCATCGTGTGCACCTCGACCAATGCGCCGACCATCCTCGACTGGGCCTTCGCACAGCGCGAGAAGGTGTTGTTCTTCCCCGACCAGCACCTGGGCCGGTGGACCGGCTACAAGAAAGGCATCGCGCTCGACGAGATGGTGGTGTGGGACCCGGACCTGGAGTACGGCGGCCTCACCCCGGAGCAGATCCACAAGGCCAAGATCCTGCTGTGGAAGGGGCACTGCTCGGTGCACCAGATGTTCCAGGAGAGCCACATCCGCCGCTGGCGCATGCAGCACCCGGACGGCTTCGTGATTTCGCACCCGGAGAGCAATCTCGACGTGTGCATCAACTCCGACTACGTCGGCTCCACCGAGTACATCATCAAGACCATCGCCGCAGCACCGCCCAATACCCAGTGGCTGGTGGGCACCGAGCTGAACCTGGTCAACCGCCTGGCCGAGGAGATGAAGCCGGAAGGCAAGACCGTGCAGTTCATGGCGCCCACGGTGTGCATGTGCTCGACCATGCAGCGCATCGATCCGCAGCATCTGGCCTGGTCGCTGGAGAACCTGGCCGACGGCAAGGTGGTGAACGCCATTCGCGTGCCGGCGCATGAGGCGGAACTGGCCCGCGTGGCACTGGACCGCATGCTGGCCGTGTCCTGA
- a CDS encoding PaaI family thioesterase produces the protein MSKLRSDIDLAVLNERGSEYLPGYLGIEIVGMEQGRLSSRMPVKRLHIAPNEFLHAASIVALADTTCGYGTIAHLPEGAQSFTTIELKSNHLATVREGSIACVATAQHLGRTTQVWDATVSDEASGRTLALFRCTQMILWPKS, from the coding sequence ATGAGCAAACTGCGCAGCGACATCGACCTCGCCGTCCTCAACGAACGCGGCAGCGAATACCTGCCCGGCTATCTCGGCATCGAGATCGTCGGCATGGAACAGGGCCGGCTGAGCAGCCGCATGCCGGTGAAGCGGCTGCACATCGCCCCCAACGAGTTCCTGCACGCGGCCAGCATCGTCGCCCTGGCCGACACCACCTGCGGCTACGGCACCATCGCCCACCTGCCCGAGGGCGCGCAGTCCTTCACCACCATCGAGCTGAAGAGCAACCACCTCGCCACGGTGCGCGAAGGCAGCATCGCCTGCGTGGCCACCGCCCAGCATCTGGGGCGCACCACCCAGGTGTGGGACGCGACGGTCAGCGACGAGGCCAGCGGACGCACCCTGGCGCTGTTCCGCTGCACGCAGATGATCCTCTGGCCGAAGTCGTAA